TATTAGGTATAATCAGTAGAGACTAATCGAATAGCGCAATTCTGTAGCATTTCTATATAAACGGATTTCAAGTGGATGTACTAAAGTGACATGCCATATATTTAATGATTTAATATAGTAGGGGCAGAACTTATACAACTATCCGCATTTCATTGCTGCTTCTGATTCGATAAGCTTGTACATTGGAATTAGGATTGCACAACCATACTTATTTCTAATTCAATCATCAAGGCAATGCAATAGCTGAAACAGAGCAAAGCATAGGTACTTGCTCTATATCCATGCCTGGTACAATAACTATGGCTACATAAGTAGAAAACCATTAAATTAGGATCAATATTTATCGAACAATTATACAAAATCCAATGTACTTAGCAGATAAAGCATTTCGCCAAGACCACCGAATATTTACAATTTTAGTTAGCAGATCTGAAAATTGTTGTACATAAACGACCTGATCGTACTACGACTTCACGTCATAACCAACACCTTATTCCTTCACATAGAAATTCAAGATAGTTTTGATCCACAGAGtttttttgttttcattttcTCCAATAATAACTACTAGTATattgtttatgaaaaataaaagtagctCAAAAGCTAGAAATCAGCAAACTAAATGAAACAAGCTAGTAATTCATCAAATTGAAATATGTAACCATATGGAACCCCCTGTGTGCACGGAGCCACCCTTTTCGGATGCTCAGGCTGCCTTTGCCAATTCGCTCTTTTTCAGAAATTCCGGAGAGGCTCAATACTCATTTAGTTCAGGCCATATATCCTCAGTAATCCAAGATGGCCTCACCACGTTCTCGAGCAGTTCAGTAAATCGGTCAACCTTTCAGCACATTTGCATCTGCATATAATTAATTTGTTAGATTGAATAATAAGAGTTGACAAATAAAGTAGATAATTGATTTAGTTTTACCTTAAATTCATTATACATTCTCTCTGTAATATTTCATGGAACATCCGTCCAGTACCTCCATGGTCCCCGAAAAAATGAACACAACGATTGAACCACAGTCTTCGTAGACTAACTAGAAGAATAAAACCTGCATTATATCTAAAATTGTGATGACACAGAAGTTACTGCAAAATGGGAACAACTAATCGGGTAGCATTATTGCTAAAATACCTCTTTTGCACAATATATTGCTGGCAGTATGCCTAAGAGCTTCTAAATATTATCCAACATCAACATACCATATAAAACAATTTATTAACCAACAATATTTGTTTGAGATTGATTTGATATAATGTCAAATCTCTTAAATACATTTTCTAATATAAGTCACGGTATATAAGTCATCGTCCAGTACCTCCATATATAGTCCCACAAATTTAATATATAGTATCTTAATACGATATATGCATGGTATATTAAAGCAGTTTGACTGATCAGTTATTAGTTAGGAGAAGGAAAGAGGATTTTTCTCCAAGTATTTACCTTTTGACACAAACAgctaatttttaaatataaaatacgCATTTTAAAAATGGGTCAAAATGTGAGAATagcaatttaaatcattaaaaAATATTAGTATGAAGTCGGGTTACCGAGCCACTGTGACTTTTATGTTACTATGGTGAGAGTATTGTGATTTTTATGTTACAAAATAAAGTTACGTGATTCTGATGAAAAAGACAATTAtgtgacttttatgaaatttacCCTAAACTAAGATAGTCTTAAAATGAGTTGTACCCTTTTCAATTCAACTGGTCACAATGTGAACAGCGGCGGAGCTACAGTGTTATAGGGGGATTCAGctgaacccagtagcttttgcgTAGACTCTATATTTGTACTAGAAAATCCAGAAAGTGTATACAATTATTTACATGTGAACCCGCACACAAAGGAAAGTGGATGGTTCAGTGGTTAGTGCGCGGCTTGCAAAGCCCTTCGGTTTCCCGAGATCTGGATTCGAAACGTGCCAGCATCATCTTTTATAGTTCCTTTTTTGCTATGCtatgtctttttttttaaaatagctcACTCCTGCATTAGTGTTTCCTAGACTCAACCAACTCGTaagctttttttctttttcatatacataggtttttttatttaaaaaaaaaacataaaattgataattgaaaaataaaaagaaacaccGTCTACACTAAAACAAAATATCCGACTGTTGGGTTTCTTCATAGACGTTCAAAGTTAAACCCAAAATTTGATTTTCAAAGAAGTTAGGGATCTAACTTTTGTTGATCATTGGCTCAAGCTTATGCTTATATAGTTTTTAAGttgtttgtcttttttttttaattatattaaaTACCGGTACTTGTTCGttagtttggtggttgttatacaTTAGCTTGAGGTCGTTATCCTGTTTTAAATGCTGAATCCCCAAACCTTAAATCATGGGTTCGCCTCTGAATGTGAATGGACTTTGTGTCTAAATTATATGGGTCATGGGTGATATGATATACACCCCAACCTAAGAAATTTACGTGTGTTTTAGTGAAACTGATCAATTGGAATCCATACTTGACTAAATCTTGTATAGAAGTATTAAACATGTCTTTTACGAGTACTAGAGGACGTTACGTTAATCTCTGTTTGCTTCGTTTAGGAATGTCTTTAGGACTTCATTCAGGTAGAAATGGAAGACATCTTTTGTCTTAATTCCTCTAATTAACGTATCTTGTCATCGTTTTTCTTGAGTTTTATTACTTTAGACATAATTTAAATATACGAACATTAATACTAATGATAGTTATTAGTGTTGGAAGTTGATGTTGTGATTTTACGCCAATGTGGTATTGTGCAAAAGCTTCACCAAAACTAAAAAGGGCAAATTAACCTTGAAATTTAATAAATTGCTACTTATTATATTACTAGCGTTGGTTTGTAAGCGAATTACTGAAATTTTAATGTTAAATGTAATAATGAGGATTAAATAATGACGAAATTAATTagtgaatatgcaaaaatacacTTCAAGAAAATTAGCTAGCCTAAGTTCGTGCAGGGGAGGACCCACCCTATGCTCAGGGGTGTCATCCGACACCCCTACGTCGAATTTTTTTTgtgtgggtatatatatatatgatctgaAAACCCGTAATACATGTacaaataaaataaatgacaGTGATTACACAAATTGAAAGCGTTGGTCCACTGGTTTAGTGCCTGGATGTTCGGTGATCTACCCGTGTTCGAACCTCAGCAACAGCAATTAATTTGGCCTATTTTCAGgtttttttatattaattttacttAAAAAATAAAGGTTGCTAGCGCCTAGCCGGGTTTGAATCTGCAATTTCCTGTATAACTAGGAGAAACAAAACCAGCCCTACTAGGGTAAATAGTAGAaattaaatacttttatatatcatttatttctttgtttatttttttaaatgtCAACACCACTTACAAAAAAATTTGCGTACGCCACTGAGTTCGTGTTGAGCGATTTAATCAAGCTTGCATTTCATTTCCACAAAGGGGAAGGTTCACTagaaataatatataattaatgataaagGAGAAGCTTAGTTTATCAGAATATTACATTAGATTGACAAGTAATCTAAAATAATCCAAATTATGATGAAAGTCTAACTACTGAATTCATTGGGATGACGTGTCCATCTTAAAACGCAAGAGCATGCTTACTTATGAACTCGTATAGAGTTGAACAAAATATCTGAGAGAAACGTACTTAATTAACTGACTGACTTAATAGAGAGTTGTATTTACATGTTAATATCCATGACATAAGGTCTTATTAATCCATGAACCTTGACTATGTTGTATGAAATTCTGATTCATACTTATTGGCCAAATTAGTTCTGGGCGGTAATTCTCTTCTCATATTATCACTTTCATAGGGAGACAAAATCAACAAATTAGGAATAAGAACTATTTCACTCATTGCTTGAAAATAAAAGATCCAGTTATCGTGGCATTGTGGGCTTTGGTATATCTATTTCGCTCATTGCTTGACGACAAATAACATTAAACTTGTTCTAGTTTAGTGGTCTTTTGTTCCTGGAAAATTATAGAgttgatttaattaattatgAAGAAGGTAATAAGAGTCCTGCtagaaaaaaatctttttttttgcgcggattgcccttcattttggggtggtctttaatttttgcccttcaaagtggtggtctttaagtattgcccctcgcctaacaccctgaggttgtgggttcgaactccagctcagtaaaaaataaaaaataaaaaatcgcaaggcagaatttttgcGAGGCAAAGGTTGCAAAATTCTACCTAtttgggccttaaggcagaatttgcatgggcacgGGCAGAATTTGCACAGGCAGAAATTTGCCTGAAGGGTAGAATTTAAAGACCGCCATTTTGAGggttaaaaattaaagaccacctccaatgaagggcaatcctgcaaattgcccttttCATTCTCCTCGTAAATAAAACTACTCAAAAGTCTTTCGAGAactggtgatctttaatttttattttttataacagGGACCTAAGATCCTTTTAACCCCGCTTGCTCCATTATGAATCTTCAAGGTTAACAAATTTTAACTTTAGACCTTAAAAGTTTGCCCATGGGTCAAAAGTTCAAAACCACCCATTTTAAAGAGAATGTATATAATTTCCtaaagggtcatttgcactttttccTCTATTTTGtactggtctttagtttttggccTTCAAAGCAAACAAATTTTTTGCGGGGCATAAGTTTATCAttataatatctcacaagttatgccCCGCGTATGTAAAGAACTTATGCCCTGCTAGGTGTAAATTCGATTTTGAACAGTAAAAATTTAAGACCAAACCCGTTTGAAggaccaaaaattaaagaccagcccactGAAGAACataccgtgcaatttcttctttCCTGAAAATAATAGCTTTACCAGTATTGTTAGCCCATTACGAAAGAAAAGGGCCCAAAGAAAAATTAATTGGAAAAAAATGGGATTGCCTGGTGTTTGCATAACAGAACTTGTATTGTTAATCCTTCGATgacttgtgaaaaaaaaaaaaaaaaaaaaaaagatccttCGATGAGAAATTTTTGTTTAGTTTTTCTAACAAAATAACAAACAAAATGGTAATAGCTAGTGACATACTGACATAGAGTTTTATAAACGAAAGCGAACTACGTTAGTTTCACTAAAGGTAGCACATTATTCTTATAAAATACGATTATGATTATAAAAAATATTAGCTTTGTATACTCTAATTTATTGATAATCTACATGttaaatatttataaatgaaTTTTCTCAATGAAACGGGCAATCTATATTATAGCTCTTTTTGGTTATCTATATTAACCTTCTTTTCTACTTCATATTACACATTTAAACCATGGAAATACCCTTTGTTGTTAGGTGATGGTAATTATAGTGTAGCAAGAAAAAAATACTGAGTAAAATGGCAAAGAGACAATAACAAAATCACAATTTTCATATTACATTGAGGTTTTGTTTCTTCTACATAAGTTGGACAGCTTGACAAAACAAGAAATTTTGTTACAATTGCCTCAACATATAAACTTCAATTTTTTCCATCTTGTGATACTTTACCTTTTCCCTTTTGAGAAAAAGGAACAAATGAtccaaaataaaaagaaaaagttaaaataAATAAGGACCATGAGGGTTTCTTTAAATCCTCACAGTCAAGGAATGTTTCAAATCTCCTATATGTAGCACATGTAATCCTAAAGCAACTTTCCtgtttccaacttcatcaactaCACTCAAATGCTTGCAAACATCTAAGTTGAACTTAACAACCCCTTCACTTCGTGGTGTCAAATGAATTTTCTGAAAATCCAACAAGTGTTTTTGAGGTGCATTGTGAACTGAGGGTGGTGAAGTGAACAAGAAAATTGTGTGACTTCCACTCATTTCTCCAACATTTTTGACTCTCAAGTGGACATCAAAACCTAAGTTGCTACAGTAGCTCTGCTCATTAACAGCATCAATGGACTTACACCTCGTCGATCGACAAGCATGTCCTTCCTCAAGAGGAATGGAGACAGATTTTGGTGCTTGTAATAGGTGGTGTTTGTATTGTGAGTAGCTTAATCCATCACCAAAGTTAAAAACAGTTGGACCTTTGTAAAACCTATAACTTCTTCCAGGGAATCCTGTTTTAGTATCTGCCCTCATGTTCATGTTAGTCATATCAACGTTGTCTGCATATGATTGTGGATACCATGTCATTGGGAGCCTTCCACCTGCAAGATTACAATAAATCTTATTAGGCTTTAGTCATAGAGACGAGTCAAAGATTAAGATCTTGATTTGATGAGGTTTACCCCTAAAAATGGGGCATTCGATGCATCGATCTCAATTTATGATCTAAGAATGAAAGATGTGCTCGCAGAAACaatgatatcatcaacataaactataAGATAGACGACCCAAATTTCCCCCGAAATTAAGTACTAAAGGCACATGTGAAAGTTCTTTTACTTGAATAAGCCGGCCAGCACTTTGGCTACTAATAATAGGATAAGACCTTACTACTATATAGGATATGTTAGTGAAGGACTCTTGCCTGACCCGCCCGTTTGACTTATGCCATCATTGACTTGCTTTGCAAATGCCATAAGGGCACTTGATGGACTAAACATTTAAAAAGAGAAACTTAAGGACTTGATTTAATGAAGTTACTTGAATATGGAAAGAGAAAACTTACTTGGATTGTAATATCCAAAGATGATATCAGCCAGGGCAGCACCACCAGCTTCACCAGGGAAACCAACCCAAAGAATGCTTGTGACCTTAGAATTATCCACAGCAAATTTTACATCCATGCCACCTCCAGACATGATAACTAGGATCACAGGTCCCTTGGAAACACTAGCAACCTCTGTTATTAGAAGTGATTGTTGTCCAGGGAGAGTTATATTAACTCTGTCCTTGCTCTCTCTCTCAATAGTTTGATCTGATCCCATTACCAATACCACAGCATCAGCTGCAGCTGCTATTTTCTTCGCATCATCAACTTGTGCTGTGGCACATGCTATATCACAGCCTTTTTGATAAACTGTTGAAACTGATGCACCTAGGCCTTGCAAAGGAGTTGTATACTTGCATGGACTGCCTGCAAATAttcaagaaaatgagaaaaaaaactTTCAACTGGTgcttttaagttatatacattgcCTGCCGTCAATGGATAGGCAATGGATAGAACTAAAACACTTTCTTATTTGTAGAATTATTTTGAGGGAAGTATCCAAGTACCTTCATAACTGCCAACCATGGTATAGGCAAGATCGGCATTAGGGCCAATGACAGCTAAAGATTTGATGGCTTTGGGGGACAAAGGTAAAGATCCTGCAGAGTTTTTAAGCAAGACAATTCCTTGTCTTGCAGCTTCACGAGCTAGCTCTTGGTGTTCTGGGGTACAAACATCGTTGGGACCAAGTTTTCCATAAATTTGGTCTTTCGGATTACCATCAAAGAATCCAAGTCTCATTAGTGTAGCAAAATTGTTTGAGACTGCTCTATCGATAACTGATTCATTTACAAGTCCTTGGTTTACAGCACCCTGAGTGTAATTACCAAGCCAAGATCCACAATTCaggtccagccctatcacattTAGCAAATTCTTGACTTAGTAATGGGTAGGACATATAAGAATATCACATTAAGTCCTACTAAAAAGGGCATAAAATGGTTAACCTGCATTTAGAGACAAAGCTGCAGTCTCCTCTGGTGTCTTGGTGTAGTGTTGAGACCAGTACATTTCCTTCAATGAATCACAATCCGTGACAATGTATCTGTATGAAACATACTTGTTTGaattcaaaaataatttttcaaaaggcaaaatacatcaaaacacccctaaactatacccaaaatgtcgatatcacacttaaactatacagacgacccattacacacctaatatattttAAAGTGATATTTTTTGCTCCTTAAAAGCTGATGTGgcacaatatttttttttaaaaaaaaaagaggcgcgttttaattatatattatttatttttccttttttttttattgtaatattcaattttttttaacccccaccccacccctcattttccccacccaccaaattcatcttcattttttcTTCCATCTCCATAGCAAAGACATAAATCAAAATTTTAGATAAATTTGTTACTCCATGAAAACCTTTTGGTGGGCACAAGtttatgaagaaattgcacgaacagtccttcaaatggactggaaGAATGGTGTGCACGAACAGTCCTTCAATTGTAGTCTCACTTCCACTcccatttcttcttcatttttccgCCATTAATGGAGCTCCGACGAGCTCGTCTCCGGCGACAACACCTCTCTCCCCCCTCCCTCCCCATCTCCACGCCCCCTCGTTCTCTTCATCTCACCGGAAAACACCATAGCCGCCatcaatttcacccatttctcttcctttcttgaaaaaaatatcaaaatactaCAAAAAAAAGGTTCAGATTTTAGAGCCATTAAAACTTGGAATTTTGTGGCCATGAAACCTAGGTTACGGAAAAATAAAttaactaaaagaaaaaaaaaaaattaaaatttaaaatttaaaagaaatctGATTTGGCGCTGACGTGGTAGGCGAGTGTATTACACTTTCCATTGTGCAAGTGGTCATCAGTTTGCAGGGGTAAATAATTTCAATTTTTAGATGTTAAGGTGTGTAATAGATCGCTCGTATAGTTTAGATGTGATATCGACTTTCGGGTATAGTTCagggtgttttgatgtattttgccttttTCAAAACTAATAAACTATGAAATATGAGAAGCATTAAGTATACCCATTTAATTTCCATTGTCCTCTGATGACCCCTGCAAGAAGGTCATAATCACCACAAGTAGGCTTGCCATTGACTTGATTGTATGAACACATCACACTGGCTACATTTCCATCAACTACACAACTCTTGAATGGGGGGTTAAATGTGTCATCCAAATCTTGCTGTGTTACCTACTCATCACAACAAAAAAATTATTACTATACTAAAACTTGACTAAAAACATATTGCAGGTATTCAAGAAAAGGACATAAAACTAACTAGTACCTTTGCGTTGAAATTGTAACGTTGGTTGCCCTTCCAATCATCGACATCATAAGCTGTATAATGCTTACAGCAAGAAGCAACCTTGAGCATATCTTTTTTACCATCATCACGCTGCTGCAAACCTTTAACGTAAGCAACACCATACTTGCTGGAGAGCGTCGGATCTTCTCCCGCTGTTTCTTGGCCTCTTCCCCATCTGGGGTCGCGGTAAATGTTCACATTTGGTGACCAATATGTCAATCCTCCTTGACCAACATTGTACATTGCTCTAGCCTCAGTGGATACAATCTGCAAACATTAATTTCTTGAGTTTAAATTCAGCGCGCACAGATAAGCATAAACTACTAATCTAGCAAATAATGGTAACTAATCTGCTATCACAAGTTAAATCAAAGCGATATCTTAAAAAAAATCTTTGCACTATAGCTTACATAACATAAATTCATATTTGTTTAATGTAACTCTCAACTGTTTTCTTGAAGCTTAATCACATGAGGTCTATCTAGGATCAGTCATTTTCCTAATAAAGAAAGGACAGTTTAATAAATCCCTATCATAGCCATATGGTTGGGTGGGCAATTTTAGCATGATAGATTAATAAATGACTGGTTGGTGCAGGCTTTTGTCAATCATGGTCATTCTGAAAGAT
The sequence above is a segment of the Lycium barbarum isolate Lr01 chromosome 6, ASM1917538v2, whole genome shotgun sequence genome. Coding sequences within it:
- the LOC132598763 gene encoding beta-xylosidase/alpha-L-arabinofuranosidase 2-like encodes the protein MKKNKAMTLTYDMKKHQHSVLLCFFFILTNFSLQFKPILAQTSAVFACDIATNPGLKAFAFCDVSLDMSARVNDLVKRLTLEEKITMLVNTAGSVSRLGIPKYEWWSEALHGISYTGPGVKFNNVVPHATSFPQPILTSASFNETLFETIGKIVSTEARAMYNVGQGGLTYWSPNVNIYRDPRWGRGQETAGEDPTLSSKYGVAYVKGLQQRDDGKKDMLKVASCCKHYTAYDVDDWKGNQRYNFNAKVTQQDLDDTFNPPFKSCVVDGNVASVMCSYNQVNGKPTCGDYDLLAGVIRGQWKLNGYIVTDCDSLKEMYWSQHYTKTPEETAALSLNAGLDLNCGSWLGNYTQGAVNQGLVNESVIDRAVSNNFATLMRLGFFDGNPKDQIYGKLGPNDVCTPEHQELAREAARQGIVLLKNSAGSLPLSPKAIKSLAVIGPNADLAYTMVGSYEGSPCKYTTPLQGLGASVSTVYQKGCDIACATAQVDDAKKIAAAADAVVLVMGSDQTIERESKDRVNITLPGQQSLLITEVASVSKGPVILVIMSGGGMDVKFAVDNSKVTSILWVGFPGEAGGAALADIIFGYYNPSGRLPMTWYPQSYADNVDMTNMNMRADTKTGFPGRSYRFYKGPTVFNFGDGLSYSQYKHHLLQAPKSVSIPLEEGHACRSTRCKSIDAVNEQSYCSNLGFDVHLRVKNVGEMSGSHTIFLFTSPPSVHNAPQKHLLDFQKIHLTPRSEGVVKFNLDVCKHLSVVDEVGNRKVALGLHVLHIGDLKHSLTVRI